The following are from one region of the Strix uralensis isolate ZFMK-TIS-50842 chromosome 4, bStrUra1, whole genome shotgun sequence genome:
- the ABCD4 gene encoding lysosomal cobalamin transporter ABCD4 isoform X6, with translation MMYVSWRKSLTEYLHSCYFQGQVYYSLHVLREDIDNPDQRISQDVERFCRQLSSMASKLIISPFTLAYYTYQCFHSTGWLGPVSIFGYFVIGTIVNKVLMSPIVSKLVQQEKLEGDFRFKHMQIRVNAEPAAFYRAGRVEHMRTDRRLQSLLQTQRELIGKELWLYIGINTFDYLGSILSYVVIAIPIFSGVYGDLSPTELSALVSKNAFVSIYLIGCFSQLIDLSSTVTDVAGYTHRIGELQETLLSLGRKRNDNYTEAKASWDLDGSCSGEDPVPSNTAFLLERVTLSVPSSGKVLIKDLSLRISQGNSVMIVGNTGTGKTSLLRVLGGLWESTQGSIKMLTCFGPRGVVFLPQRPFFTDGSLREQVIYPLKEIYPVSGSADDERIVRFLELAGLTDLLARAGGLDKQVDWNWYDMLSPGEMQRLSFARLFYLQPKYAAFLSVLDEATSALTEEVEHELYRVCLHLGMTLISVGHRPSLEKFHSWILKLYGEGRWELTRCEKMKRLPAGEEC, from the exons ATGATGTATGTGAGCTGGAGGAAATCCCTCACAGAATACCTCCACAGCTGCTACTTCCAAGGCCAGGTCTACTACAGCCTGCACGTGCTGCGCGAGGACATCGATAATCC GGACCAGCGCATCAGCCAGGATGTGGAGAGGTTCTGCAGGCAGCTCAGCTCCATGGCCAGCAAGCTCATCATCTCGCCCTTCACGCTGGCCTACTACACATACCAGTGCTTCCACAG CACAGGCTGGCTAGGCCCGGTGAGCATCTTTGGGTATTTTGTCATCGGGACGATCGTCAACAAGGTATTGATGAGCCCAATTGTGTCTAAACTTGTGCAGCAGGAAAAACTGGAGGGGGATTTCAG GTTCAAGCACATGCAGATTCGTGTCAATGCGGAACCAGCTGCTTTCTACAG GGCTGGGCGAGTGGAGCACATGCGCACGGACCGGAGACTGCAGAGCCTGCTGCAGACCCAGAGGGAGCTGATAGGCAAGGAGCTGTGGCTATACA TTGGGATCAACACCTTTGACTATCTGGGCAGTATCCTGAGCTATGTGGTCATTGCTATTCCCATCTTTTCTGGGGTCTACGGTGACTTGAGTCCAACAGAGCTCAGCGCCCTTGTCAGCAAG AATGCCTTTGTTTCCATCTACCTCATCGGCTGCTTCAGCCAGCTCATAGATCTCTCCAGCACTGTGACCGATGTAGCTGGCTACACACACAG GATTGGTGAACTGCAGGAGACCTTGCTGAGCcttggcagaaaaagaaatgataACTACACAGAAGCCAAAGCCAGCTGGGATTTGGACGG CAGCTGTTCTGGGGAGGACCCAGTGCCAAGCAACACAGCTTTTCTTCTGGAGCGAGTGACACTCTCAGTGCCATCCTCTGGCAAGGTGCTTATCAAGGACTTGAGCCTCAGGATCTCCCAAGGAAACAGTGTGATGATTGTGGGGAACACTGGCACGGGGAAGACCTCTCTTCTGAGGGTCCTTGGGGGACTCTGGGAGAGCACACAGG GGAGCATCAAGATGCTGACCTGCTTTGGCCCCCGGGGAGTGGTGTTCCTGCCGCAGCGGCCCTTCTTCACTGACGGAAGCCTGCGCGAGCAG GTGATCTACCCTCTGAAGGAGATCTATCCAGTTTCAG GGTCTGCAGATGATGAGAGAATTGTGCGATtcctggagctggctgggctg ACTGATTTGCTGGCGAGGGCTGGAGGACTGGACAAGCAGGTGGACTGGAACTG GTATGACATGCTGTCCCCAGGGGAGATGCAGAGGCTCTCGTTTGCACGGCTTTTCTACCTTCAGCCAAAATACGCAG CTTTTCTCTCAGTACTAGACGAAGCTACCAGCGCCCTGACAGAAGAGGTGGAGCATGAACTGTACCGTGTGTGCCTTCATCTGGGCATGACACTGATCAGCGTGGGACACAGACCCAGCCTGGAAAAG TTCCACAGCTGGATTTTGAAACTTTATGGGGAGGGAAGATGGGAGCTCACTCGATGTGAGAAGATGAAGCGGCTCCCAGCTGGGGAAGAATGCTGA
- the ABCD4 gene encoding lysosomal cobalamin transporter ABCD4 isoform X5, protein MAGGCAGAGGAGAGGRPSPRLDGLFLRRFLRLQAVLFPGWPSPSALMFLTLLCVALLEQLVIYQVGIIPSQYYEVLGNKDFSRFKTLTAVALTLIVVNSTLKSFDQFICNMMYVSWRKSLTEYLHSCYFQGQVYYSLHVLREDIDNPDQRISQDVERFCRQLSSMASKLIISPFTLAYYTYQCFHSTGWLGPVSIFGYFVIGTIVNKVLMSPIVSKLVQQEKLEGDFRFKHMQIRVNAEPAAFYRAGRVEHMRTDRRLQSLLQTQRELIGKELWLYIGINTFDYLGSILSYVVIAIPIFSGVYGDLSPTELSALVSKNAFVSIYLIGCFSQLIDLSSTVTDVAGYTHRIGELQETLLSLGRKRNDNYTEAKASWDLDGSCSGEDPVPSNTAFLLERVTLSVPSSGKVLIKDLSLRISQGNSVMIVGNTGTGKTSLLRVLGGLWESTQGSIKMLTCFGPRGVVFLPQRPFFTDGSLREQVIYPLKEIYPVSGSADDERIVRFLELAGLTDLLARAGGLDKQVDWNWYDMLSPGEMQRLSFARLFYLQPKYAAFLSVLDEATSALTEEVEHELYRVCLHLGMTLISVGHRPSLEKLLCY, encoded by the exons ATGGCGGGAGgctgcgccggggcggggggcgccggggccggcggccg GCCGAGCCCCCGGCTGGACGGGCTGTTCCTGCGGCGGTTCCTGCGGCTGCAGGCTGTGCTTTTCCCGGGGTGGCCCTCCCCGAGCGCCCTCATGTTCCTGACGCTGCTCTGCGTCGCCTTGCTGG AGCAGCTGGTTATTTACCAGGTCGGCATCATCCCCAGCCAGTACTATGAGGTCCTAGGGAACAAGGACTTCTCCAGGTTCAAAACACTGACTGCCGTCGCCCTGACTCTGATTGTAGTGAACTCCACG CTAAAAAGCTTCGACCAATTTATCTGCAACATGATGTATGTGAGCTGGAGGAAATCCCTCACAGAATACCTCCACAGCTGCTACTTCCAAGGCCAGGTCTACTACAGCCTGCACGTGCTGCGCGAGGACATCGATAATCC GGACCAGCGCATCAGCCAGGATGTGGAGAGGTTCTGCAGGCAGCTCAGCTCCATGGCCAGCAAGCTCATCATCTCGCCCTTCACGCTGGCCTACTACACATACCAGTGCTTCCACAG CACAGGCTGGCTAGGCCCGGTGAGCATCTTTGGGTATTTTGTCATCGGGACGATCGTCAACAAGGTATTGATGAGCCCAATTGTGTCTAAACTTGTGCAGCAGGAAAAACTGGAGGGGGATTTCAG GTTCAAGCACATGCAGATTCGTGTCAATGCGGAACCAGCTGCTTTCTACAG GGCTGGGCGAGTGGAGCACATGCGCACGGACCGGAGACTGCAGAGCCTGCTGCAGACCCAGAGGGAGCTGATAGGCAAGGAGCTGTGGCTATACA TTGGGATCAACACCTTTGACTATCTGGGCAGTATCCTGAGCTATGTGGTCATTGCTATTCCCATCTTTTCTGGGGTCTACGGTGACTTGAGTCCAACAGAGCTCAGCGCCCTTGTCAGCAAG AATGCCTTTGTTTCCATCTACCTCATCGGCTGCTTCAGCCAGCTCATAGATCTCTCCAGCACTGTGACCGATGTAGCTGGCTACACACACAG GATTGGTGAACTGCAGGAGACCTTGCTGAGCcttggcagaaaaagaaatgataACTACACAGAAGCCAAAGCCAGCTGGGATTTGGACGG CAGCTGTTCTGGGGAGGACCCAGTGCCAAGCAACACAGCTTTTCTTCTGGAGCGAGTGACACTCTCAGTGCCATCCTCTGGCAAGGTGCTTATCAAGGACTTGAGCCTCAGGATCTCCCAAGGAAACAGTGTGATGATTGTGGGGAACACTGGCACGGGGAAGACCTCTCTTCTGAGGGTCCTTGGGGGACTCTGGGAGAGCACACAGG GGAGCATCAAGATGCTGACCTGCTTTGGCCCCCGGGGAGTGGTGTTCCTGCCGCAGCGGCCCTTCTTCACTGACGGAAGCCTGCGCGAGCAG GTGATCTACCCTCTGAAGGAGATCTATCCAGTTTCAG GGTCTGCAGATGATGAGAGAATTGTGCGATtcctggagctggctgggctg ACTGATTTGCTGGCGAGGGCTGGAGGACTGGACAAGCAGGTGGACTGGAACTG GTATGACATGCTGTCCCCAGGGGAGATGCAGAGGCTCTCGTTTGCACGGCTTTTCTACCTTCAGCCAAAATACGCAG CTTTTCTCTCAGTACTAGACGAAGCTACCAGCGCCCTGACAGAAGAGGTGGAGCATGAACTGTACCGTGTGTGCCTTCATCTGGGCATGACACTGATCAGCGTGGGACACAGACCCAGCCTGGAAAAG TTGTTGTGTTATTGA
- the ABCD4 gene encoding lysosomal cobalamin transporter ABCD4 isoform X1, with amino-acid sequence MAGGCAGAGGAGAGGRPSPRLDGLFLRRFLRLQAVLFPGWPSPSALMFLTLLCVALLEQLVIYQVGIIPSQYYEVLGNKDFSRFKTLTAVALTLIVVNSTLKSFDQFICNMMYVSWRKSLTEYLHSCYFQGQVYYSLHVLREDIDNPDQRISQDVERFCRQLSSMASKLIISPFTLAYYTYQCFHSTGWLGPVSIFGYFVIGTIVNKVLMSPIVSKLVQQEKLEGDFRFKHMQIRVNAEPAAFYRAGRVEHMRTDRRLQSLLQTQRELIGKELWLYIGINTFDYLGSILSYVVIAIPIFSGVYGDLSPTELSALVSKNAFVSIYLIGCFSQLIDLSSTVTDVAGYTHRIGELQETLLSLGRKRNDNYTEAKASWDLDGSCSGEDPVPSNTAFLLERVTLSVPSSGKVLIKDLSLRISQGNSVMIVGNTGTGKTSLLRVLGGLWESTQGSIKMLTCFGPRGVVFLPQRPFFTDGSLREQVIYPLKEIYPVSGSADDERIVRFLELAGLTDLLARAGGLDKQVDWNWYDMLSPGEMQRLSFARLFYLQPKYAAFLSVLDEATSALTEEVEHELYRVCLHLGMTLISVGHRPSLEKFHSWILKLYGEGRWELTRCEKMKRLPAGEEC; translated from the exons ATGGCGGGAGgctgcgccggggcggggggcgccggggccggcggccg GCCGAGCCCCCGGCTGGACGGGCTGTTCCTGCGGCGGTTCCTGCGGCTGCAGGCTGTGCTTTTCCCGGGGTGGCCCTCCCCGAGCGCCCTCATGTTCCTGACGCTGCTCTGCGTCGCCTTGCTGG AGCAGCTGGTTATTTACCAGGTCGGCATCATCCCCAGCCAGTACTATGAGGTCCTAGGGAACAAGGACTTCTCCAGGTTCAAAACACTGACTGCCGTCGCCCTGACTCTGATTGTAGTGAACTCCACG CTAAAAAGCTTCGACCAATTTATCTGCAACATGATGTATGTGAGCTGGAGGAAATCCCTCACAGAATACCTCCACAGCTGCTACTTCCAAGGCCAGGTCTACTACAGCCTGCACGTGCTGCGCGAGGACATCGATAATCC GGACCAGCGCATCAGCCAGGATGTGGAGAGGTTCTGCAGGCAGCTCAGCTCCATGGCCAGCAAGCTCATCATCTCGCCCTTCACGCTGGCCTACTACACATACCAGTGCTTCCACAG CACAGGCTGGCTAGGCCCGGTGAGCATCTTTGGGTATTTTGTCATCGGGACGATCGTCAACAAGGTATTGATGAGCCCAATTGTGTCTAAACTTGTGCAGCAGGAAAAACTGGAGGGGGATTTCAG GTTCAAGCACATGCAGATTCGTGTCAATGCGGAACCAGCTGCTTTCTACAG GGCTGGGCGAGTGGAGCACATGCGCACGGACCGGAGACTGCAGAGCCTGCTGCAGACCCAGAGGGAGCTGATAGGCAAGGAGCTGTGGCTATACA TTGGGATCAACACCTTTGACTATCTGGGCAGTATCCTGAGCTATGTGGTCATTGCTATTCCCATCTTTTCTGGGGTCTACGGTGACTTGAGTCCAACAGAGCTCAGCGCCCTTGTCAGCAAG AATGCCTTTGTTTCCATCTACCTCATCGGCTGCTTCAGCCAGCTCATAGATCTCTCCAGCACTGTGACCGATGTAGCTGGCTACACACACAG GATTGGTGAACTGCAGGAGACCTTGCTGAGCcttggcagaaaaagaaatgataACTACACAGAAGCCAAAGCCAGCTGGGATTTGGACGG CAGCTGTTCTGGGGAGGACCCAGTGCCAAGCAACACAGCTTTTCTTCTGGAGCGAGTGACACTCTCAGTGCCATCCTCTGGCAAGGTGCTTATCAAGGACTTGAGCCTCAGGATCTCCCAAGGAAACAGTGTGATGATTGTGGGGAACACTGGCACGGGGAAGACCTCTCTTCTGAGGGTCCTTGGGGGACTCTGGGAGAGCACACAGG GGAGCATCAAGATGCTGACCTGCTTTGGCCCCCGGGGAGTGGTGTTCCTGCCGCAGCGGCCCTTCTTCACTGACGGAAGCCTGCGCGAGCAG GTGATCTACCCTCTGAAGGAGATCTATCCAGTTTCAG GGTCTGCAGATGATGAGAGAATTGTGCGATtcctggagctggctgggctg ACTGATTTGCTGGCGAGGGCTGGAGGACTGGACAAGCAGGTGGACTGGAACTG GTATGACATGCTGTCCCCAGGGGAGATGCAGAGGCTCTCGTTTGCACGGCTTTTCTACCTTCAGCCAAAATACGCAG CTTTTCTCTCAGTACTAGACGAAGCTACCAGCGCCCTGACAGAAGAGGTGGAGCATGAACTGTACCGTGTGTGCCTTCATCTGGGCATGACACTGATCAGCGTGGGACACAGACCCAGCCTGGAAAAG TTCCACAGCTGGATTTTGAAACTTTATGGGGAGGGAAGATGGGAGCTCACTCGATGTGAGAAGATGAAGCGGCTCCCAGCTGGGGAAGAATGCTGA
- the ABCD4 gene encoding lysosomal cobalamin transporter ABCD4 isoform X3: protein MHGEERGPSPRLDGLFLRRFLRLQAVLFPGWPSPSALMFLTLLCVALLEQLVIYQVGIIPSQYYEVLGNKDFSRFKTLTAVALTLIVVNSTLKSFDQFICNMMYVSWRKSLTEYLHSCYFQGQVYYSLHVLREDIDNPDQRISQDVERFCRQLSSMASKLIISPFTLAYYTYQCFHSTGWLGPVSIFGYFVIGTIVNKVLMSPIVSKLVQQEKLEGDFRFKHMQIRVNAEPAAFYRAGRVEHMRTDRRLQSLLQTQRELIGKELWLYIGINTFDYLGSILSYVVIAIPIFSGVYGDLSPTELSALVSKNAFVSIYLIGCFSQLIDLSSTVTDVAGYTHRIGELQETLLSLGRKRNDNYTEAKASWDLDGSCSGEDPVPSNTAFLLERVTLSVPSSGKVLIKDLSLRISQGNSVMIVGNTGTGKTSLLRVLGGLWESTQGSIKMLTCFGPRGVVFLPQRPFFTDGSLREQVIYPLKEIYPVSGSADDERIVRFLELAGLTDLLARAGGLDKQVDWNWYDMLSPGEMQRLSFARLFYLQPKYAAFLSVLDEATSALTEEVEHELYRVCLHLGMTLISVGHRPSLEKFHSWILKLYGEGRWELTRCEKMKRLPAGEEC from the exons aTGCACGGCGAGGAGAGGGG GCCGAGCCCCCGGCTGGACGGGCTGTTCCTGCGGCGGTTCCTGCGGCTGCAGGCTGTGCTTTTCCCGGGGTGGCCCTCCCCGAGCGCCCTCATGTTCCTGACGCTGCTCTGCGTCGCCTTGCTGG AGCAGCTGGTTATTTACCAGGTCGGCATCATCCCCAGCCAGTACTATGAGGTCCTAGGGAACAAGGACTTCTCCAGGTTCAAAACACTGACTGCCGTCGCCCTGACTCTGATTGTAGTGAACTCCACG CTAAAAAGCTTCGACCAATTTATCTGCAACATGATGTATGTGAGCTGGAGGAAATCCCTCACAGAATACCTCCACAGCTGCTACTTCCAAGGCCAGGTCTACTACAGCCTGCACGTGCTGCGCGAGGACATCGATAATCC GGACCAGCGCATCAGCCAGGATGTGGAGAGGTTCTGCAGGCAGCTCAGCTCCATGGCCAGCAAGCTCATCATCTCGCCCTTCACGCTGGCCTACTACACATACCAGTGCTTCCACAG CACAGGCTGGCTAGGCCCGGTGAGCATCTTTGGGTATTTTGTCATCGGGACGATCGTCAACAAGGTATTGATGAGCCCAATTGTGTCTAAACTTGTGCAGCAGGAAAAACTGGAGGGGGATTTCAG GTTCAAGCACATGCAGATTCGTGTCAATGCGGAACCAGCTGCTTTCTACAG GGCTGGGCGAGTGGAGCACATGCGCACGGACCGGAGACTGCAGAGCCTGCTGCAGACCCAGAGGGAGCTGATAGGCAAGGAGCTGTGGCTATACA TTGGGATCAACACCTTTGACTATCTGGGCAGTATCCTGAGCTATGTGGTCATTGCTATTCCCATCTTTTCTGGGGTCTACGGTGACTTGAGTCCAACAGAGCTCAGCGCCCTTGTCAGCAAG AATGCCTTTGTTTCCATCTACCTCATCGGCTGCTTCAGCCAGCTCATAGATCTCTCCAGCACTGTGACCGATGTAGCTGGCTACACACACAG GATTGGTGAACTGCAGGAGACCTTGCTGAGCcttggcagaaaaagaaatgataACTACACAGAAGCCAAAGCCAGCTGGGATTTGGACGG CAGCTGTTCTGGGGAGGACCCAGTGCCAAGCAACACAGCTTTTCTTCTGGAGCGAGTGACACTCTCAGTGCCATCCTCTGGCAAGGTGCTTATCAAGGACTTGAGCCTCAGGATCTCCCAAGGAAACAGTGTGATGATTGTGGGGAACACTGGCACGGGGAAGACCTCTCTTCTGAGGGTCCTTGGGGGACTCTGGGAGAGCACACAGG GGAGCATCAAGATGCTGACCTGCTTTGGCCCCCGGGGAGTGGTGTTCCTGCCGCAGCGGCCCTTCTTCACTGACGGAAGCCTGCGCGAGCAG GTGATCTACCCTCTGAAGGAGATCTATCCAGTTTCAG GGTCTGCAGATGATGAGAGAATTGTGCGATtcctggagctggctgggctg ACTGATTTGCTGGCGAGGGCTGGAGGACTGGACAAGCAGGTGGACTGGAACTG GTATGACATGCTGTCCCCAGGGGAGATGCAGAGGCTCTCGTTTGCACGGCTTTTCTACCTTCAGCCAAAATACGCAG CTTTTCTCTCAGTACTAGACGAAGCTACCAGCGCCCTGACAGAAGAGGTGGAGCATGAACTGTACCGTGTGTGCCTTCATCTGGGCATGACACTGATCAGCGTGGGACACAGACCCAGCCTGGAAAAG TTCCACAGCTGGATTTTGAAACTTTATGGGGAGGGAAGATGGGAGCTCACTCGATGTGAGAAGATGAAGCGGCTCCCAGCTGGGGAAGAATGCTGA
- the ABCD4 gene encoding lysosomal cobalamin transporter ABCD4 isoform X2 has protein sequence MAGGCAGAGGAGAGGRPSPRLDGLFLRRFLRLQAVLFPGWPSPSALMFLTLLCVALLEQLVIYQVGIIPSQYYEVLGNKDFSRFKTLTAVALTLIVVNSTLKSFDQFICNMMYVSWRKSLTEYLHSCYFQGQVYYSLHVLREDIDNPDQRISQDVERFCRQLSSMASKLIISPFTLAYYTYQCFHSTGWLGPVSIFGYFVIGTIVNKVLMSPIVSKLVQQEKLEGDFRFKHMQIRVNAEPAAFYRAGRVEHMRTDRRLQSLLQTQRELIGKELWLYIGINTFDYLGSILSYVVIAIPIFSGVYGDLSPTELSALVSKNAFVSIYLIGCFSQLIDLSSTVTDVAGYTHRIGELQETLLSLGRKRNDNYTEAKASWDLDGSCSGEDPVPSNTAFLLERVTLSVPSSGKVLIKDLSLRISQGNSVMIVGNTGTGKTSLLRVLGGLWESTQGSIKMLTCFGPRGVVFLPQRPFFTDGSLREQVIYPLKEIYPVSGSADDERIVRFLELAGLTDLLARAGGLDKQVDWNWYDMLSPGEMQRLSFARLFYLQPKYAVLDEATSALTEEVEHELYRVCLHLGMTLISVGHRPSLEKFHSWILKLYGEGRWELTRCEKMKRLPAGEEC, from the exons ATGGCGGGAGgctgcgccggggcggggggcgccggggccggcggccg GCCGAGCCCCCGGCTGGACGGGCTGTTCCTGCGGCGGTTCCTGCGGCTGCAGGCTGTGCTTTTCCCGGGGTGGCCCTCCCCGAGCGCCCTCATGTTCCTGACGCTGCTCTGCGTCGCCTTGCTGG AGCAGCTGGTTATTTACCAGGTCGGCATCATCCCCAGCCAGTACTATGAGGTCCTAGGGAACAAGGACTTCTCCAGGTTCAAAACACTGACTGCCGTCGCCCTGACTCTGATTGTAGTGAACTCCACG CTAAAAAGCTTCGACCAATTTATCTGCAACATGATGTATGTGAGCTGGAGGAAATCCCTCACAGAATACCTCCACAGCTGCTACTTCCAAGGCCAGGTCTACTACAGCCTGCACGTGCTGCGCGAGGACATCGATAATCC GGACCAGCGCATCAGCCAGGATGTGGAGAGGTTCTGCAGGCAGCTCAGCTCCATGGCCAGCAAGCTCATCATCTCGCCCTTCACGCTGGCCTACTACACATACCAGTGCTTCCACAG CACAGGCTGGCTAGGCCCGGTGAGCATCTTTGGGTATTTTGTCATCGGGACGATCGTCAACAAGGTATTGATGAGCCCAATTGTGTCTAAACTTGTGCAGCAGGAAAAACTGGAGGGGGATTTCAG GTTCAAGCACATGCAGATTCGTGTCAATGCGGAACCAGCTGCTTTCTACAG GGCTGGGCGAGTGGAGCACATGCGCACGGACCGGAGACTGCAGAGCCTGCTGCAGACCCAGAGGGAGCTGATAGGCAAGGAGCTGTGGCTATACA TTGGGATCAACACCTTTGACTATCTGGGCAGTATCCTGAGCTATGTGGTCATTGCTATTCCCATCTTTTCTGGGGTCTACGGTGACTTGAGTCCAACAGAGCTCAGCGCCCTTGTCAGCAAG AATGCCTTTGTTTCCATCTACCTCATCGGCTGCTTCAGCCAGCTCATAGATCTCTCCAGCACTGTGACCGATGTAGCTGGCTACACACACAG GATTGGTGAACTGCAGGAGACCTTGCTGAGCcttggcagaaaaagaaatgataACTACACAGAAGCCAAAGCCAGCTGGGATTTGGACGG CAGCTGTTCTGGGGAGGACCCAGTGCCAAGCAACACAGCTTTTCTTCTGGAGCGAGTGACACTCTCAGTGCCATCCTCTGGCAAGGTGCTTATCAAGGACTTGAGCCTCAGGATCTCCCAAGGAAACAGTGTGATGATTGTGGGGAACACTGGCACGGGGAAGACCTCTCTTCTGAGGGTCCTTGGGGGACTCTGGGAGAGCACACAGG GGAGCATCAAGATGCTGACCTGCTTTGGCCCCCGGGGAGTGGTGTTCCTGCCGCAGCGGCCCTTCTTCACTGACGGAAGCCTGCGCGAGCAG GTGATCTACCCTCTGAAGGAGATCTATCCAGTTTCAG GGTCTGCAGATGATGAGAGAATTGTGCGATtcctggagctggctgggctg ACTGATTTGCTGGCGAGGGCTGGAGGACTGGACAAGCAGGTGGACTGGAACTG GTATGACATGCTGTCCCCAGGGGAGATGCAGAGGCTCTCGTTTGCACGGCTTTTCTACCTTCAGCCAAAATACGCAG TACTAGACGAAGCTACCAGCGCCCTGACAGAAGAGGTGGAGCATGAACTGTACCGTGTGTGCCTTCATCTGGGCATGACACTGATCAGCGTGGGACACAGACCCAGCCTGGAAAAG TTCCACAGCTGGATTTTGAAACTTTATGGGGAGGGAAGATGGGAGCTCACTCGATGTGAGAAGATGAAGCGGCTCCCAGCTGGGGAAGAATGCTGA
- the ABCD4 gene encoding lysosomal cobalamin transporter ABCD4 isoform X4: protein MHGEERGPSPRLDGLFLRRFLRLQAVLFPGWPSPSALMFLTLLCVALLEQLVIYQVGIIPSQYYEVLGNKDFSRFKTLTAVALTLIVVNSTLKSFDQFICNMMYVSWRKSLTEYLHSCYFQGQVYYSLHVLREDIDNPDQRISQDVERFCRQLSSMASKLIISPFTLAYYTYQCFHSTGWLGPVSIFGYFVIGTIVNKVLMSPIVSKLVQQEKLEGDFRFKHMQIRVNAEPAAFYRAGRVEHMRTDRRLQSLLQTQRELIGKELWLYIGINTFDYLGSILSYVVIAIPIFSGVYGDLSPTELSALVSKNAFVSIYLIGCFSQLIDLSSTVTDVAGYTHRIGELQETLLSLGRKRNDNYTEAKASWDLDGCSGEDPVPSNTAFLLERVTLSVPSSGKVLIKDLSLRISQGNSVMIVGNTGTGKTSLLRVLGGLWESTQGSIKMLTCFGPRGVVFLPQRPFFTDGSLREQVIYPLKEIYPVSGSADDERIVRFLELAGLTDLLARAGGLDKQVDWNWYDMLSPGEMQRLSFARLFYLQPKYAAFLSVLDEATSALTEEVEHELYRVCLHLGMTLISVGHRPSLEKFHSWILKLYGEGRWELTRCEKMKRLPAGEEC from the exons aTGCACGGCGAGGAGAGGGG GCCGAGCCCCCGGCTGGACGGGCTGTTCCTGCGGCGGTTCCTGCGGCTGCAGGCTGTGCTTTTCCCGGGGTGGCCCTCCCCGAGCGCCCTCATGTTCCTGACGCTGCTCTGCGTCGCCTTGCTGG AGCAGCTGGTTATTTACCAGGTCGGCATCATCCCCAGCCAGTACTATGAGGTCCTAGGGAACAAGGACTTCTCCAGGTTCAAAACACTGACTGCCGTCGCCCTGACTCTGATTGTAGTGAACTCCACG CTAAAAAGCTTCGACCAATTTATCTGCAACATGATGTATGTGAGCTGGAGGAAATCCCTCACAGAATACCTCCACAGCTGCTACTTCCAAGGCCAGGTCTACTACAGCCTGCACGTGCTGCGCGAGGACATCGATAATCC GGACCAGCGCATCAGCCAGGATGTGGAGAGGTTCTGCAGGCAGCTCAGCTCCATGGCCAGCAAGCTCATCATCTCGCCCTTCACGCTGGCCTACTACACATACCAGTGCTTCCACAG CACAGGCTGGCTAGGCCCGGTGAGCATCTTTGGGTATTTTGTCATCGGGACGATCGTCAACAAGGTATTGATGAGCCCAATTGTGTCTAAACTTGTGCAGCAGGAAAAACTGGAGGGGGATTTCAG GTTCAAGCACATGCAGATTCGTGTCAATGCGGAACCAGCTGCTTTCTACAG GGCTGGGCGAGTGGAGCACATGCGCACGGACCGGAGACTGCAGAGCCTGCTGCAGACCCAGAGGGAGCTGATAGGCAAGGAGCTGTGGCTATACA TTGGGATCAACACCTTTGACTATCTGGGCAGTATCCTGAGCTATGTGGTCATTGCTATTCCCATCTTTTCTGGGGTCTACGGTGACTTGAGTCCAACAGAGCTCAGCGCCCTTGTCAGCAAG AATGCCTTTGTTTCCATCTACCTCATCGGCTGCTTCAGCCAGCTCATAGATCTCTCCAGCACTGTGACCGATGTAGCTGGCTACACACACAG GATTGGTGAACTGCAGGAGACCTTGCTGAGCcttggcagaaaaagaaatgataACTACACAGAAGCCAAAGCCAGCTGGGATTTGGACGG CTGTTCTGGGGAGGACCCAGTGCCAAGCAACACAGCTTTTCTTCTGGAGCGAGTGACACTCTCAGTGCCATCCTCTGGCAAGGTGCTTATCAAGGACTTGAGCCTCAGGATCTCCCAAGGAAACAGTGTGATGATTGTGGGGAACACTGGCACGGGGAAGACCTCTCTTCTGAGGGTCCTTGGGGGACTCTGGGAGAGCACACAGG GGAGCATCAAGATGCTGACCTGCTTTGGCCCCCGGGGAGTGGTGTTCCTGCCGCAGCGGCCCTTCTTCACTGACGGAAGCCTGCGCGAGCAG GTGATCTACCCTCTGAAGGAGATCTATCCAGTTTCAG GGTCTGCAGATGATGAGAGAATTGTGCGATtcctggagctggctgggctg ACTGATTTGCTGGCGAGGGCTGGAGGACTGGACAAGCAGGTGGACTGGAACTG GTATGACATGCTGTCCCCAGGGGAGATGCAGAGGCTCTCGTTTGCACGGCTTTTCTACCTTCAGCCAAAATACGCAG CTTTTCTCTCAGTACTAGACGAAGCTACCAGCGCCCTGACAGAAGAGGTGGAGCATGAACTGTACCGTGTGTGCCTTCATCTGGGCATGACACTGATCAGCGTGGGACACAGACCCAGCCTGGAAAAG TTCCACAGCTGGATTTTGAAACTTTATGGGGAGGGAAGATGGGAGCTCACTCGATGTGAGAAGATGAAGCGGCTCCCAGCTGGGGAAGAATGCTGA